From a region of the Rhinopithecus roxellana isolate Shanxi Qingling chromosome 8, ASM756505v1, whole genome shotgun sequence genome:
- the USF1 gene encoding upstream stimulatory factor 1 isoform X1 has translation MKGQQKTAETEEGTVQIQEGAVATGEDPTSVAIASIQSAATFPDPNVKYVFRTENGGQVMYRVIQVSEGQLDGQTEGTGAISGYPATQSMTQAVIQGAFTSDDAVDTEGTAAETHYTYFPSTAVGDGAGGTTSGSTAAVVTTQGSEALLGQATPPGTGQFFVMMSPQEVLQGGSQRSIAPRTHPYSPKSEAPRTTRDEKRRAQHNEVERRRRDKINNWIVQLSKIIPDCSMESTKSGQSKGGILSKACDYIQELRQSNHRLSEELQGLDQLQLDNDVLRQQVEDLKNKNLLLRAQLRHHGLEVVIKNDSN, from the exons ATGAAGGG GCAGCAGAAAACAGCTGAAACGGAAGAGGGGACAGTGCAGATTCAGGAAG GTGCAGTGGCTACTGGGGAAGACCCAACCAGTGTGGCTATTGCCAGCATCCAGTCAGCTGCCACCTTCCCTGACCCCAACGTCAAGTACGTCTTCCGAACTGAGAATGGGGGCCAG GTGATGTACAGGGTGATCCAGGTGTCTGAGGGGCAGCTGGATGGCCAAACTGAGGGAACTGGTGCCATCAGTGGCTACCCTGCCACTCAATCCATGACCCAG GCGGTGATCCAGGGTGCTTTCACCAGTGATGATGCAGTTGACACGGAGGGGACAGCTGCTGAGACGCACTATACTTACTTCCCCAGCACGGCAGTGGGAGATGGGGCAGGGGGTACCACATCGGGGAGTACAGCTGCTGTTGTTACTACCCAGGGCTCAGAGGCACTGCTGGGGCAGGCGACCCCTCCTGGCACTG GTCAATTCTTTGTGATGATGTCACCACAAGAAGTACTGCAGGGAGGAAGCCAGCGCTCAATTGCCCCTAGGACTCACCCTTATTCGCC GAAGTCAGAAGCTCCCCGGACGACTCGGGATGAGAAACGCAGGGCTCAGCATAATGAAG TGGAGCGCCGCCGCCGAGACAAGATCAACAACTGGATTGTGCAGCTCTCCAAGATAATCCCAGACTGCTCTATGGAGAGCACCAAGTCTGGCCAG AGTAAAGGTGGGATTCTATCCAAAGCTTGTGATTATATCCAGGAGCTTCGGCAGAGTAACCACCGCTTGTCTGAAGAACTGCAGGGGCTTGACCAACTGCAGCTGGACAACGACGTGCTTCGACAACAG GTGGAAGATCTTAAAAACAAGAATCTGCTGCTTCGAGCTCAGTTGCGGCACCACGGATTAGAGGTCGTCATCAAGAATGACAGCAACTAA
- the USF1 gene encoding upstream stimulatory factor 1 isoform X2, with translation MYRVIQVSEGQLDGQTEGTGAISGYPATQSMTQAVIQGAFTSDDAVDTEGTAAETHYTYFPSTAVGDGAGGTTSGSTAAVVTTQGSEALLGQATPPGTGQFFVMMSPQEVLQGGSQRSIAPRTHPYSPKSEAPRTTRDEKRRAQHNEVERRRRDKINNWIVQLSKIIPDCSMESTKSGQSKGGILSKACDYIQELRQSNHRLSEELQGLDQLQLDNDVLRQQVEDLKNKNLLLRAQLRHHGLEVVIKNDSN, from the exons ATGTACAGGGTGATCCAGGTGTCTGAGGGGCAGCTGGATGGCCAAACTGAGGGAACTGGTGCCATCAGTGGCTACCCTGCCACTCAATCCATGACCCAG GCGGTGATCCAGGGTGCTTTCACCAGTGATGATGCAGTTGACACGGAGGGGACAGCTGCTGAGACGCACTATACTTACTTCCCCAGCACGGCAGTGGGAGATGGGGCAGGGGGTACCACATCGGGGAGTACAGCTGCTGTTGTTACTACCCAGGGCTCAGAGGCACTGCTGGGGCAGGCGACCCCTCCTGGCACTG GTCAATTCTTTGTGATGATGTCACCACAAGAAGTACTGCAGGGAGGAAGCCAGCGCTCAATTGCCCCTAGGACTCACCCTTATTCGCC GAAGTCAGAAGCTCCCCGGACGACTCGGGATGAGAAACGCAGGGCTCAGCATAATGAAG TGGAGCGCCGCCGCCGAGACAAGATCAACAACTGGATTGTGCAGCTCTCCAAGATAATCCCAGACTGCTCTATGGAGAGCACCAAGTCTGGCCAG AGTAAAGGTGGGATTCTATCCAAAGCTTGTGATTATATCCAGGAGCTTCGGCAGAGTAACCACCGCTTGTCTGAAGAACTGCAGGGGCTTGACCAACTGCAGCTGGACAACGACGTGCTTCGACAACAG GTGGAAGATCTTAAAAACAAGAATCTGCTGCTTCGAGCTCAGTTGCGGCACCACGGATTAGAGGTCGTCATCAAGAATGACAGCAACTAA
- the TSTD1 gene encoding thiosulfate:glutathione sulfurtransferase isoform X2: MLQAPRGRAGAALWRRAVAVRTMAGAPTVSLPELRSLLASGRARLFDVRSREEAAAGTIPGALNIPVSELESALQMEPAAFQALYSAEKPKLEDEHLIFFCQMGKRGLQAMQLARSLGYTGYGEGSQLRWGL; encoded by the exons ATGCTGCAGGCTCCAAGAGGGCGGGCCGGGGCCGCACTCTGGAGACGCGCAGTTGCTGTGCGCACCATGGCTGGAG CGCCGACGGTCTCGCTCCCTGAACTCCGTTCACTCCTAGCCTCCGGCCGGGCCCGACTCTTCGACGTGCGCTCTCGGGAGGAGGCGGCAGCTGGGACCATCCCAGGGGCGCTCAACATCCCGG TGTCCGAGTTGGAGAGTGCTCTGCAGATGGAGCCAGCTGCTTTCCAGGCTTTGTACTCTGCTGAGAAGCCAAAGCTGGAAGATGAGCATCTCATTTTCTTCTGTCAGATGGGCAAGCGGGGCCTCCAGGCCATGCAACTGGCCCGGAGTCTTGGATACACTGGGTACGGGGAG GGCTCGCAACTACGCTGGGGCCTATAG
- the TSTD1 gene encoding thiosulfate:glutathione sulfurtransferase isoform X1, with protein MLQAPRGRAGAALWRRAVAVRTMAGAPTVSLPELRSLLASGRARLFDVRSREEAAAGTIPGALNIPVSELESALQMEPAAFQALYSAEKPKLEDEHLIFFCQMGKRGLQAMQLARSLGYTGARNYAGAYREWLEKKG; from the exons ATGCTGCAGGCTCCAAGAGGGCGGGCCGGGGCCGCACTCTGGAGACGCGCAGTTGCTGTGCGCACCATGGCTGGAG CGCCGACGGTCTCGCTCCCTGAACTCCGTTCACTCCTAGCCTCCGGCCGGGCCCGACTCTTCGACGTGCGCTCTCGGGAGGAGGCGGCAGCTGGGACCATCCCAGGGGCGCTCAACATCCCGG TGTCCGAGTTGGAGAGTGCTCTGCAGATGGAGCCAGCTGCTTTCCAGGCTTTGTACTCTGCTGAGAAGCCAAAGCTGGAAGATGAGCATCTCATTTTCTTCTGTCAGATGGGCAAGCGGGGCCTCCAGGCCATGCAACTGGCCCGGAGTCTTGGATACACTGG GGCTCGCAACTACGCTGGGGCCTATAGAGAATGGTTGGAGAAAAAGGGTTAG
- the TSTD1 gene encoding thiosulfate:glutathione sulfurtransferase isoform X3: MLQAPRGRAGAALWRRAVAVRTMAGASGRARLFDVRSREEAAAGTIPGALNIPVSELESALQMEPAAFQALYSAEKPKLEDEHLIFFCQMGKRGLQAMQLARSLGYTGARNYAGAYREWLEKKG; encoded by the exons ATGCTGCAGGCTCCAAGAGGGCGGGCCGGGGCCGCACTCTGGAGACGCGCAGTTGCTGTGCGCACCATGGCTGGAG CCTCCGGCCGGGCCCGACTCTTCGACGTGCGCTCTCGGGAGGAGGCGGCAGCTGGGACCATCCCAGGGGCGCTCAACATCCCGG TGTCCGAGTTGGAGAGTGCTCTGCAGATGGAGCCAGCTGCTTTCCAGGCTTTGTACTCTGCTGAGAAGCCAAAGCTGGAAGATGAGCATCTCATTTTCTTCTGTCAGATGGGCAAGCGGGGCCTCCAGGCCATGCAACTGGCCCGGAGTCTTGGATACACTGG GGCTCGCAACTACGCTGGGGCCTATAGAGAATGGTTGGAGAAAAAGGGTTAG